A part of Synechococcus sp. KORDI-49 genomic DNA contains:
- the urtB gene encoding urea ABC transporter permease subunit UrtB, producing MELIFSQLLDGLSIGSVLLLAATGLAIVFGLMGVINLAHGELMMVGAYVTFVTQNMFKPLGEGIFQLYYLFALVFAFVITGFVGVLLERTLIRQLYGRPLETLLATWGVSLVLIQFIRSVSTSMVVGILVAIILGYCFQRFSPTKLKSASFYPYLSGLVWVVASVIGFVSITAMSASKPLSKAWFGPRNIDVTAPKWLQGSWGSIAGIELPGIRIFIIILSALLLGFVAWFLTKSVWGLRIRAVTQNRQMSNCLGIPTDSVDSITFGIGSGLAGVAGSAITLLGSVGPNLGAAYIVSCFMVIVLGGVGNLVGTVIASMMLGIIQSIIGSGAILIAFPDIPAAPAAVIEFFATTSMSYVLIFIFIISFLQFKPTGMFPQKGRSVES from the coding sequence ATGGAATTAATTTTTTCACAGCTCCTTGATGGGCTCAGCATCGGGTCAGTACTGCTTCTCGCAGCGACAGGCCTGGCCATCGTTTTTGGTTTGATGGGAGTGATTAATCTCGCTCATGGCGAGTTGATGATGGTTGGAGCTTATGTGACTTTTGTCACACAAAATATGTTCAAGCCACTCGGCGAAGGCATTTTCCAACTTTATTATCTTTTTGCGCTCGTTTTTGCCTTCGTCATCACCGGCTTCGTTGGAGTTCTTCTGGAAAGAACATTAATACGACAGCTATATGGGCGACCTCTTGAAACATTGCTCGCTACGTGGGGTGTCAGCCTCGTTCTGATTCAATTCATTCGTAGTGTTTCAACAAGTATGGTTGTAGGGATATTAGTTGCCATCATTCTTGGTTATTGCTTTCAGCGTTTCTCGCCTACAAAACTCAAGAGCGCTTCGTTCTATCCCTATCTTTCAGGACTCGTCTGGGTTGTGGCATCAGTGATTGGTTTCGTTTCAATCACTGCGATGTCAGCTTCTAAACCACTTTCTAAAGCTTGGTTCGGGCCTCGAAATATTGATGTGACGGCCCCGAAATGGTTGCAAGGAAGCTGGGGTTCGATTGCGGGGATTGAGTTGCCGGGTATTCGAATCTTCATCATTATCCTCTCTGCTCTGCTGCTTGGTTTTGTGGCATGGTTTCTTACAAAGAGTGTCTGGGGATTACGCATCCGTGCGGTGACTCAAAATCGTCAGATGAGCAATTGCCTCGGTATTCCCACTGACAGCGTCGATAGCATCACCTTTGGCATTGGGTCTGGCCTGGCTGGTGTGGCTGGGAGTGCGATTACCTTGCTTGGCTCCGTGGGTCCCAATCTCGGTGCTGCCTATATCGTTTCCTGCTTCATGGTTATTGTTCTGGGAGGGGTGGGAAATCTTGTCGGCACTGTGATTGCTTCGATGATGCTTGGAATCATTCAATCCATCATTGGATCCGGCGCCATTCTGATTGCTTTCCCAGACATACCAGCTGCTCCTGCTGCTGTCATTGAGTTCTTCGCAACAACGAGTATGTCCTATGTGCTGATCTTTATCTTTATTATTTCGTTCCTTCAATTTAAGCCAACTGGGATGTTCCCTCAGAAGGGCCGATCCGTCGAATCCTGA
- the urtA gene encoding urea ABC transporter substrate-binding protein — MNSTFTKRLLAAFAATTVGVTMTACGGGSDDSAGGGGSDFDGEIKVGILHSLSGTMAISETTLKEVEEMAIKEINEAGGVKVDGKSYKITYTSEDGASDWPTFAEKSQKLIDADKVAVVFGGWTSASRKAMLPVYEAKDHFLFYPIQYEGQECSKNIFYTGAVPNQQAEPAVDWLFEQFADKYGKKVYLVGSDYVYPRTANTIIKEQVKSLGGETVGEDYIPLGNTEVAPIIAKIKKEFPDGGIIINTLNGDSNVALFKQFKAAGITPDKYPIMSFSIAEEEIRQIGPEYVGGTYAAWNYFMSLGTEASNTFNAAFLAEYGDDRVTNDPMESAYNMVYLWKAAVEKAGTYEDLDAVRNALIGIKLDAPQGPIEMYPNHHISQTVRIGEAKENGQFEILWDSKTPVPPITWNQYVPETKGYKCDWTLDRPDAGKFKM; from the coding sequence ATGAATTCAACGTTTACGAAGCGTCTGCTCGCTGCATTCGCGGCCACGACAGTGGGAGTCACGATGACCGCCTGTGGCGGTGGCAGCGATGATTCCGCTGGTGGTGGTGGTAGCGACTTTGATGGTGAAATCAAGGTTGGCATCCTTCATTCCCTGAGCGGAACGATGGCGATCTCCGAAACGACTCTGAAAGAAGTCGAGGAGATGGCGATCAAGGAAATCAATGAAGCCGGCGGTGTCAAGGTCGACGGCAAGAGCTACAAGATCACCTACACCTCCGAAGATGGTGCCTCGGATTGGCCCACCTTCGCAGAGAAGTCTCAGAAGCTGATCGACGCCGACAAGGTTGCCGTTGTGTTCGGCGGCTGGACATCGGCTAGTCGGAAAGCAATGCTTCCGGTTTATGAAGCCAAGGATCATTTCCTCTTCTACCCGATTCAGTACGAAGGCCAGGAGTGCTCCAAGAACATCTTCTACACCGGCGCTGTTCCGAACCAGCAAGCTGAGCCTGCAGTTGATTGGCTGTTTGAGCAGTTCGCCGACAAGTACGGCAAGAAGGTCTACCTGGTCGGTTCTGACTACGTTTATCCCAGAACTGCTAACACCATCATCAAAGAGCAGGTCAAGAGCCTGGGTGGTGAGACGGTCGGTGAGGACTACATCCCTCTCGGCAACACTGAGGTGGCGCCCATCATCGCCAAGATCAAGAAAGAGTTCCCTGATGGTGGAATCATCATCAACACTCTGAATGGCGATTCCAACGTTGCCCTGTTCAAGCAGTTCAAGGCAGCAGGAATCACTCCTGACAAGTACCCGATCATGTCCTTCTCCATCGCTGAGGAGGAGATCCGTCAGATTGGACCTGAGTATGTGGGCGGCACCTACGCAGCCTGGAACTACTTCATGTCCCTCGGTACTGAAGCCTCCAACACCTTCAACGCAGCATTCCTTGCTGAGTACGGTGACGATCGTGTGACGAACGATCCTATGGAGTCGGCTTACAACATGGTTTACCTCTGGAAGGCTGCTGTTGAGAAGGCCGGCACGTATGAGGATCTTGATGCAGTGCGGAACGCACTGATCGGCATCAAGCTTGATGCTCCTCAGGGTCCGATTGAGATGTATCCCAACCACCACATCTCGCAGACTGTGCGGATTGGTGAAGCCAAGGAGAATGGCCAGTTCGAGATTCTCTGGGATAGCAAGACTCCCGTTCCTCCCATTACCTGGAACCAGTACGTTCCTGAGACCAAGGGTTACAAGTGCGACTGGACGCTCGATCGTCCTGACGCCGGAAAGTTCAAGATGTGA
- the ureG gene encoding urease accessory protein UreG, producing the protein MSSKLRLGVAGPVGSGKTALVEALCRRLRDQLQLAVVTNDIYTQEDAQFLTRAGALEPERIRGVETGGCPHTAIREDCSINRAAVAELEAQFPGLDLVLVESGGDNLAASFSPELVDLCIYVIDVAAGDKIPRKGGPGITRSDLLVINKIDLASMVGADLVVMEHDTKRMRGDRPWCFTNLQTGEGLESVEAFVLQQLPN; encoded by the coding sequence ATGAGCAGCAAGCTGCGTTTAGGAGTCGCCGGCCCGGTTGGTTCAGGAAAGACAGCGCTGGTGGAAGCGTTGTGCCGCCGCCTGCGTGATCAGCTTCAGCTCGCTGTCGTTACCAACGACATCTACACCCAGGAGGATGCCCAGTTTCTGACGCGGGCTGGTGCTCTGGAGCCTGAACGGATCCGAGGCGTTGAGACCGGCGGTTGCCCGCACACGGCGATCCGAGAGGACTGCTCGATCAACCGAGCTGCAGTGGCGGAGCTTGAGGCTCAGTTTCCGGGTCTTGATCTTGTGCTGGTGGAAAGCGGTGGTGACAACCTCGCCGCCAGTTTCAGTCCGGAACTGGTCGATCTCTGCATCTATGTCATCGATGTGGCTGCTGGAGACAAAATTCCACGGAAGGGAGGGCCTGGTATCACCCGTTCGGACCTTTTGGTGATCAACAAAATCGATCTGGCATCAATGGTGGGTGCAGATCTTGTGGTCATGGAGCATGACACCAAGCGGATGCGTGGTGATCGCCCCTGGTGTTTCACAAACCTTCAAACCGGAGAAGGCCTCGAGAGCGTGGAGGCATTTGTGTTGCAACAGCTACCGAATTAA
- a CDS encoding urease accessory protein UreF — MTSLALLQLVSPALPVGGFSYSEGLEVQIQAGMLADERALEGWLEAELTRGSLRLEAASLVTLADDCSAWVRRGDAAARQRLLNLDGWLLATRDAAELRAQHRQMGQSLLLLLAEMGHSLPAPLSLAWPASWAWAARALKLSDREMVQGYLYSWVANQLSAAVRLLPLGPSRAQVLQQRALPLIADQAEQLLDRDPRTLWSGGVGVGQAQLAHAELYSRLFRS, encoded by the coding sequence ATGACATCGCTTGCCCTGCTTCAGCTGGTGAGTCCGGCTTTACCGGTCGGAGGATTCAGTTATTCCGAGGGCCTGGAAGTGCAGATTCAGGCCGGCATGCTCGCGGACGAAAGGGCTCTCGAGGGCTGGCTGGAGGCAGAGCTGACCAGGGGCTCCCTGCGGCTGGAGGCAGCGTCGCTGGTGACTCTCGCCGATGACTGCTCGGCCTGGGTTCGGCGTGGGGATGCTGCGGCGCGCCAGCGTCTGTTGAATCTGGACGGCTGGCTCCTGGCGACGCGTGATGCCGCCGAGCTGCGCGCGCAGCATCGTCAGATGGGTCAGTCCTTGCTGCTGTTGTTGGCAGAGATGGGCCATTCCCTGCCGGCTCCTTTATCTCTGGCCTGGCCGGCGTCATGGGCCTGGGCCGCGAGGGCTTTGAAGCTCTCAGACAGAGAAATGGTGCAGGGTTACCTCTACAGCTGGGTAGCCAATCAGCTCAGTGCAGCGGTCAGGTTGTTGCCGTTGGGTCCGTCCCGGGCCCAGGTGCTGCAGCAAAGAGCGCTTCCCTTGATCGCCGATCAGGCTGAGCAGCTGCTTGATCGTGATCCTCGGACGTTGTGGAGTGGTGGTGTCGGTGTCGGGCAGGCGCAGCTCGCCCATGCTGAGCTCTATTCACGCCTGTTTCGAAGCTGA
- the ureE gene encoding urease accessory protein UreE, which produces MTESVLVLEQRLAPNSLKPDLRLPLTADERTVLRGRRRTVCGREVLLQLPRDQSLQPGDQLCDADGITRVEVTAAPEALLRVQAATPLELMQAVYHLGNRHVALELHQQELFLLDDSVLADLLKSRGLKLSRCVRSFAPEAGAYGVHQHG; this is translated from the coding sequence GTGACGGAATCGGTGCTTGTGCTGGAGCAGCGCCTCGCTCCCAATTCCTTGAAGCCAGATCTGCGATTACCCCTGACGGCTGATGAAAGAACGGTGCTGCGAGGTCGTCGCCGCACGGTCTGCGGCCGGGAGGTGCTGCTGCAGTTGCCGCGGGACCAATCGCTCCAGCCCGGAGATCAACTCTGTGATGCTGATGGAATCACGCGGGTGGAGGTGACAGCGGCACCCGAGGCGTTGCTGCGGGTGCAGGCCGCGACTCCACTGGAGTTGATGCAGGCCGTTTACCACCTGGGCAATCGCCATGTTGCCCTCGAGCTTCATCAGCAGGAGCTGTTCTTGCTGGATGATTCCGTCCTCGCCGATCTGCTGAAGAGCCGAGGTCTCAAACTGAGTCGGTGCGTTCGGTCGTTCGCTCCGGAGGCGGGTGCTTATGGAGTGCATCAGCACGGATGA
- a CDS encoding urease accessory protein UreD, with the protein MQRLEPWHGHCRLQFTTNDGGRTRHQGGCRAPFKLLRAEAGDDGRCELPLLHTAGGLVGGDQLSIDLNLKAESRSLITSVAAQKVYGSVGRSRLNPDGAWSRQGVTCTLDDNSDLEWLPQEMVLYADALFHQSLRVCLPENASFLSAEIVRLGRTAAEERLNQGCWRSCLEIQRHGADSPRWELVDRLELGGSSLTDCHGLAGAPVFGSLVWAAPKPLSPEAISMLLKDARDDRHGLIGTMRCSTLDQGLVARYIGPSSRDARFWFSRIWARTRALRGLALPRIPRVWPLQEQPLQDQPLQSLMFKENTAEAIAETH; encoded by the coding sequence ATGCAACGACTCGAGCCCTGGCACGGCCACTGCAGGCTGCAGTTCACAACCAATGACGGCGGCAGAACCCGTCACCAGGGTGGCTGCCGTGCTCCGTTCAAACTGCTGCGGGCGGAGGCGGGGGACGACGGCCGCTGCGAACTGCCCCTTCTTCACACCGCCGGTGGCCTGGTGGGCGGCGATCAGCTCAGCATCGACTTGAACCTGAAAGCTGAAAGCCGCAGCCTGATCACCAGCGTGGCTGCTCAGAAGGTCTATGGCTCTGTCGGCCGCAGCCGCCTGAATCCCGATGGAGCCTGGTCCAGGCAGGGCGTGACCTGCACCCTGGATGACAACAGCGATCTGGAATGGCTGCCTCAGGAAATGGTGCTGTACGCCGATGCACTGTTTCACCAATCGTTGAGGGTGTGCCTGCCGGAGAACGCCTCATTTCTCAGTGCGGAGATCGTGCGGCTGGGGCGGACCGCCGCGGAGGAACGGCTGAATCAGGGATGCTGGCGCTCATGCCTGGAGATTCAGCGCCATGGAGCCGATTCACCGCGCTGGGAGCTGGTGGATCGGCTGGAGCTCGGTGGATCGAGCCTGACGGACTGCCACGGACTGGCCGGTGCACCGGTGTTCGGGTCCCTGGTATGGGCGGCACCCAAGCCGCTCAGTCCCGAAGCGATCTCCATGCTGCTGAAGGATGCACGGGACGACCGTCATGGCCTGATCGGCACGATGCGCTGCAGCACGCTGGATCAAGGGCTTGTTGCCCGCTACATCGGTCCTTCGAGCCGGGATGCCCGCTTCTGGTTCAGCCGCATCTGGGCTCGGACACGGGCATTGCGGGGTCTCGCCCTTCCCCGCATCCCGCGGGTCTGGCCTTTACAAGAACAGCCCTTGCAGGACCAGCCGTTGCAGAGCTTGATGTTCAAGGAGAACACTGCTGAGGCCATTGCGGAGACACACTGA
- a CDS encoding urease subunit gamma, which translates to MHLSPQEKDKLLIVTAALLAERRLNRGLKLNHPEATAWLSFLVLEGARDGKSVAELMQEGTTWLSRDQVMDGVAELVHEVQIEAVFPDGTKLVTLHDPIR; encoded by the coding sequence ATGCATCTCAGTCCTCAGGAAAAGGACAAGCTCCTGATCGTGACCGCGGCCCTGCTGGCTGAGCGACGGCTCAACCGCGGCCTCAAGCTCAATCACCCTGAGGCGACGGCCTGGCTGAGCTTCCTGGTTCTGGAAGGCGCCCGTGACGGCAAAAGCGTTGCGGAACTGATGCAGGAGGGCACCACCTGGCTGAGCCGTGATCAGGTGATGGACGGTGTCGCGGAGCTGGTGCATGAAGTGCAGATCGAGGCGGTCTTCCCCGATGGCACCAAGCTCGTCACCCTGCACGACCCCATTCGCTGA
- a CDS encoding urease subunit beta → MPPLIPGELLPEPGEIELNAGRPVTTISVANSGDRPVQVGSHFHFAEANAALQFDRIAARGQRLDIPAGTAIRFEPGDSRDVNLIPFAGARRVVGFNGQINGPLDA, encoded by the coding sequence ATGCCACCCCTGATTCCCGGCGAACTGCTTCCGGAACCCGGCGAAATCGAACTCAACGCCGGTCGCCCTGTGACCACCATCAGCGTCGCCAACAGCGGCGACCGCCCCGTGCAGGTGGGCTCCCACTTCCACTTCGCTGAAGCCAACGCCGCTCTGCAATTCGACCGGATCGCCGCTCGCGGGCAACGGCTCGACATCCCCGCTGGCACAGCGATCCGGTTCGAGCCCGGCGACAGCCGGGACGTGAACCTGATTCCCTTCGCCGGCGCACGGCGTGTGGTCGGCTTCAACGGCCAGATCAACGGACCCCTTGACGCCTGA
- the ureC gene encoding urease subunit alpha yields MPFRISRKTYAETYGPTTGDRVRLADTDLILEVEKDYTVYGDEVKFGGGKVIRDGMGQSQIPRASGAVDTVITNALILDWWGIVKADVGLKDGRIVGIGKAGNPDTQEGVTIIVGPGTEAIAGEGHILTAGGIDTHIHFICPQQIETALASGVTTLMGGGTGPATGTNATTCTPGAFHIASMLQAAEGLPVNLGFFGKGNASTPEALEEQVLAGACGLKLHEDWGTTPAAIDACLSVADRMDVQVCIHTDTLNEAGFVEDTIAAIKGRTIHTFHTEGAGGGHAPDIIKICGEANVLPSSTNPTRPYTRNTLEEHLDMLMVCHHLDPKIPEDVAFAESRIRRETIAAEDILHDLGAFSIIASDSQAMGRVGEVITRTFQTAHKMKVQRGALPEDSDRNDNHRLKRYIAKVTINPALAHGISSEVGSVETGKLADLVLWKPGFFGIRPELVLKGGSIVWAQMGDANASIPTPGPVHGRPMFGAFGKALVHNCLTFVSQAAMDADIQSQLGLERTCLAVQDTRSVGKSALKLNSSLPNVSVDPQTYEVFADGELLTCEPAEVLPLAQRYLLL; encoded by the coding sequence ATGCCTTTCCGCATCTCCCGCAAGACCTACGCCGAGACCTACGGACCAACCACAGGCGACCGGGTCCGCCTCGCCGACACCGATCTGATCCTCGAAGTCGAGAAGGACTACACCGTCTATGGCGATGAGGTGAAATTCGGGGGCGGCAAAGTCATCCGCGACGGCATGGGCCAGTCCCAGATCCCACGGGCAAGTGGCGCCGTGGACACGGTGATCACCAACGCCCTGATCCTCGACTGGTGGGGCATCGTCAAGGCTGACGTGGGCCTGAAGGACGGCCGGATCGTGGGCATCGGCAAAGCCGGCAACCCTGACACTCAGGAGGGGGTGACGATCATCGTGGGACCGGGCACCGAAGCGATCGCCGGCGAGGGCCACATCCTCACCGCCGGTGGCATCGACACCCACATCCACTTCATCTGCCCGCAGCAGATCGAAACCGCCCTGGCCAGTGGTGTGACGACCCTGATGGGTGGCGGAACCGGACCTGCCACCGGCACCAACGCCACCACCTGCACCCCCGGCGCCTTCCACATCGCCAGCATGCTGCAGGCCGCTGAAGGCCTGCCGGTGAATCTGGGCTTCTTCGGCAAAGGCAACGCCAGCACACCTGAGGCCCTGGAAGAGCAGGTGCTGGCAGGGGCCTGCGGGCTCAAGCTGCATGAGGACTGGGGCACGACACCGGCAGCGATCGATGCCTGTCTGTCGGTCGCGGACCGGATGGATGTGCAGGTCTGCATCCACACCGACACCCTCAACGAAGCGGGCTTCGTTGAGGACACGATCGCCGCGATCAAGGGTCGCACCATCCACACGTTCCATACAGAAGGTGCCGGCGGTGGTCATGCCCCCGACATCATCAAGATCTGCGGTGAAGCGAACGTGCTGCCCAGCAGCACCAACCCCACCCGGCCCTACACCCGCAACACTCTCGAGGAGCACCTCGACATGCTGATGGTGTGTCACCACCTGGATCCGAAGATCCCTGAGGACGTGGCCTTTGCCGAATCACGCATCCGCCGCGAAACGATTGCCGCCGAAGACATCCTTCACGACCTGGGTGCCTTCTCGATCATTGCCAGCGATTCCCAGGCCATGGGCCGCGTTGGCGAAGTGATCACCCGAACCTTCCAGACGGCCCACAAGATGAAGGTGCAGCGGGGAGCGCTCCCGGAGGATTCCGATCGCAACGACAACCACCGGCTCAAGCGCTACATCGCCAAAGTGACCATCAATCCAGCCCTGGCCCACGGCATCAGCAGCGAGGTTGGATCCGTCGAAACCGGCAAACTCGCCGATCTGGTGCTCTGGAAGCCTGGTTTCTTCGGCATCCGTCCTGAACTGGTGCTCAAGGGAGGTTCCATCGTGTGGGCCCAGATGGGTGATGCCAACGCCTCGATCCCAACCCCGGGCCCTGTGCATGGCAGGCCGATGTTCGGAGCGTTCGGCAAGGCACTGGTCCACAACTGCCTCACCTTCGTCAGCCAGGCAGCGATGGATGCCGACATCCAGAGCCAACTCGGGCTGGAACGGACCTGCCTGGCCGTCCAAGACACCCGCAGCGTTGGCAAAAGCGCTCTGAAGCTCAATTCCAGCCTGCCCAATGTGAGCGTGGACCCGCAGACCTATGAAGTGTTCGCCGACGGCGAACTGCTCACCTGCGAACCCGCGGAGGTGCTTCCCCTCGCGCAGCGCTATCTGCTGCTTTGA
- a CDS encoding type 1 glutamine amidotransferase — MSTTLLVVQHVDHEGPDLIADLARERQMQIDVRRPSLGDHFPDPDGCRNTIALVLGGPMSVNDRLQPGMDWLQRELDWLTSWHQHQQPVLGICLGAQLLTMAAGGSVEQLLVGHPAHPLKEVGFGAIHWVVDPSEEPLLQGLHPSETVLHWHGDRIRLPSEATLLGSSLHCKEQVFRVKHHAIGLQCHLEVSGSSLENWIRADRSYVVNAMGADGPEQLQNDWKRLSADLNRSGRRLFSNALTQLLAEL; from the coding sequence TTGAGCACCACCCTGCTGGTGGTGCAGCATGTCGACCACGAAGGTCCCGACCTGATTGCCGATCTGGCCCGGGAACGGCAAATGCAGATCGACGTCCGTCGGCCATCTCTGGGAGATCACTTCCCTGATCCGGATGGGTGCCGCAACACCATCGCCTTGGTGCTGGGAGGCCCCATGAGCGTGAACGACCGCCTGCAGCCAGGCATGGACTGGCTGCAACGGGAACTGGACTGGCTGACGTCCTGGCATCAGCACCAGCAACCGGTCCTGGGGATCTGCCTGGGCGCACAACTCCTGACGATGGCGGCCGGGGGAAGCGTTGAACAGCTGCTGGTGGGCCACCCGGCGCACCCCTTGAAGGAGGTTGGCTTCGGTGCCATCCACTGGGTTGTTGACCCAAGCGAGGAGCCGCTGCTGCAGGGGCTTCATCCCAGCGAGACCGTGCTGCATTGGCATGGCGATCGCATCCGCCTGCCCTCCGAAGCAACACTGCTGGGTTCTTCACTGCACTGCAAGGAGCAGGTGTTCCGGGTCAAACACCATGCCATCGGCTTGCAGTGCCATCTGGAAGTCTCCGGTTCCAGCCTGGAGAACTGGATCAGAGCTGATCGCAGCTATGTGGTGAACGCCATGGGAGCGGATGGGCCAGAACAACTTCAGAACGACTGGAAACGCCTAAGTGCGGATCTGAACCGCAGTGGCCGAAGGCTCTTTTCCAATGCTCTAACTCAACTCCTGGCTGAGCTTTGA